A genomic stretch from Telopea speciosissima isolate NSW1024214 ecotype Mountain lineage chromosome 7, Tspe_v1, whole genome shotgun sequence includes:
- the LOC122666667 gene encoding probable receptor-like serine/threonine-protein kinase At5g57670: MPNLYLRSSSLKRLFSIGRRSSFEEVEVLKETGTTEHDSKQTKETTSISPVAEPSPRPTWKCFSYEEIFEATNGFKAENLVGKGGYGEVFKGVLEGGQEIAVKRLTRACSEEQKEKEFLTELGTIGHVHHPNVTSLLGCCIDNDLHLIFEFSSQGSVASLLHDEKSPLMAWKIRYKIAIGTARGLHYLHKGCQRRIIHRDIKASNILLTTDFEPQISDFGLAKWLPSQWSHHSVVPIEGTFGYLAPEYFMHGIVDEKTDVFAFGVFLLEIICGRKPVDGSHQSLLNWVKPLLNDGMIEELVDPRLGGDYDVTQLKRLVFAASLCIRTSASWRPIMSEVLEEMVNGEMDKERWKMPEEEEEGFWGFEELECECECDSSFSTSPLDSMSI, encoded by the exons ATGCCCAACTTGTACCTTCGAAGTAGCAGCTTAAAAAGGCTGTTCTCGATTGGCCGTCGCAGTAGCTTTGAAGAGGTAGAGGTTTTGAAGGAAACTGGCACAACTGAGCATGATAGCAAACAAACCAAAGAAACCACCTCCATTTCTCCAGTAGCAGAGCCATCTCCGAGACCCACTTGGAAATGCTTCTCTTATGAAGAGATTTTTGAAGCAACCAATGGGTTTAAAGCAG AAAATCTGGTTGGGAAAGGTGGGTATGGAGAGGTTTTCAAGGGAGTACTAGAAGGTGGACAAGAAATCGCTGTAAAAAGGCTAACCAGAGCTTGTTCAGAAGAACAGAAAGAGAAGGAGTTCTTAACAGAGCTTGGAACAATCGGACATGTTCACCATCCAAACGTGACATCCTTGTTAGGTTGTTGTATCGACAATGACCTTCATCTCATCTTTGAGTTCTCTTCACAAGGCTCTGTTGCTTCTCTTCTTCACG ATGAGAAATCGCCACTAATGGCTTGGAAAATAAGGTACAAGATTGCTATTGGAACAGCCCGTGGCCTCCATTACTTGCACAAAGGGTGCCAGAGAAGGATAATTCACCGGGACATTAAAGCTTCTAACATTCTACTGACTACAGATTTTGAACCACAG ATATCTGATTTTGGATTGGCAAAATGGCTCCCATCTCAATGGTCTCATCACTCAGTCGTCCCTATTGAAGGGACATTTGG GTACTTGGCACCTGAATACTTTATGCATGGAATTGTTGATGAGAAGACAGATGTGTTTGCCTTTGGAGTCTTTCTACTGGAAATCATCTGTGGCCGGAAACCAGTTGATGGATCACATCAGAGCTTACTTAACTGG GTAAAGCCTCTCTTAAATGATGGGATGATAGAAGAGTTGGTAGATCCAAGGCTTGGAGGGGATTATGATGTCACACAGCTTAAGAGGCTGGTTTTTGCAGCTTCCCTCTGTATTCGAACATCAGCTTCATGGCGGCCAATAATGAGTGAG GTATTGGAGGAAATGGTGAATGGAGAGATGGacaaagagagatggaaaatgccagaggaagaggaggaagggtTCTGGGGTTTTGAAGAGCTAGAATGTGAATGTGAATGTGACAGTTCCTTCTCAACCTCTCCTTTGGACTCAATGTCTATCTGA
- the LOC122666884 gene encoding replication protein A 32 kDa subunit B-like isoform X1 encodes MYASQFDGNAAFSGGGFMPSQATQTLDTGFSSAKNRDNQGLLPLTVKQISEASLSNDDKSNFVVDGVDVNNVTMVGRVMNRTERVTDIAFTLDDGTGRIECNRWVNEAVDSKEMEGIQDGMYVQIHGHLKGFQGKRHLVAFAVRPVTDFNEITCHFLECIYVHLYNTKVKGVAPTQAHMMSSVMNNPLQNGSKGYQAATPNQFSGQFGIDGLKDIDQKVLDHLQQPSNLGREKGVHRDELAQHLKIPLDKIMESIRSLEEEGLIYSTIDECHYKSTGNG; translated from the exons ATGTACGCTAGCCAGTTCGATGGTAATGCCGCCTTCTCAGGCGGTGGGTTCATGCCTTCTCAGGCTACTCAAACCCTAGATACCGGTTTTTCTTCTGCGAAG AATCGAGATAATCAGGGGTTGCTACCGCTAACAGTGAAGCAGATAAGTGAGGCTTCTCTTTCGAATGATGACAAGTCCAATTTTGTCGTTGATGGAGTCGATGTGAACAAC gtTACGATGGTTGGGAGGGTGATGAATAGAACAGAAAGGGTTACAGATATTGCTTTCACCCTAGACGATGGAACAGGGCGAATCGAGTGTAACAGATG GGTGAATGAAGCCGTAGACAGTAAGGAGATGGAGGGAATACA GGATGGTATGTATGTTCAAATCCATGGACACTTGAAAGGCTTTCAGGGGAAACGACATTTGGTCGCCTTCGCTGTTAG GCCTGTAACTGACTTCAATGAGATAACATGCCACTTCCTTGAGTGTATATATGTTCATTTGTACAACACAAAAGTAAAG GGTGTGGCACCAACGCAGGCTCATATGATGAGTTCAGTAATGAACAACCCTTTGCAGAATGGATCCAAGGGATACCAAGCTGCCACACCTAATCAA ttttCTGGGCAATTCGGCATTGATGGACTTAAAGATATCGATCAAAAGGTCCTTGACCATTTGCAACAACCTTCAAACCT TGGACGGGAGAAGGGTGTGCACAGAGATGAATTAGCTCAACATCTAAAGATTCCCTTGGATAAGATCAT GGAATCCATTAGATCTCTTGAAGAGGAAGGCCTGATTTACTCAACAATTGATGAATGTCACTACAAGTCAACTGGCAATGGTTAA
- the LOC122666884 gene encoding replication protein A 32 kDa subunit A-like isoform X2 yields the protein MYASQFDGNAAFSGGGFMPSQATQTLDTGFSSAKNRDNQGLLPLTVKQISEASLSNDDKSNFVVDGVDVNNVTMVGRVMNRTERVTDIAFTLDDGTGRIECNRWVNEAVDSKEMEGIQDGMYVQIHGHLKGFQGKRHLVAFAVRPVTDFNEITCHFLECIYVHLYNTKVKAHMMSSVMNNPLQNGSKGYQAATPNQFSGQFGIDGLKDIDQKVLDHLQQPSNLGREKGVHRDELAQHLKIPLDKIMESIRSLEEEGLIYSTIDECHYKSTGNG from the exons ATGTACGCTAGCCAGTTCGATGGTAATGCCGCCTTCTCAGGCGGTGGGTTCATGCCTTCTCAGGCTACTCAAACCCTAGATACCGGTTTTTCTTCTGCGAAG AATCGAGATAATCAGGGGTTGCTACCGCTAACAGTGAAGCAGATAAGTGAGGCTTCTCTTTCGAATGATGACAAGTCCAATTTTGTCGTTGATGGAGTCGATGTGAACAAC gtTACGATGGTTGGGAGGGTGATGAATAGAACAGAAAGGGTTACAGATATTGCTTTCACCCTAGACGATGGAACAGGGCGAATCGAGTGTAACAGATG GGTGAATGAAGCCGTAGACAGTAAGGAGATGGAGGGAATACA GGATGGTATGTATGTTCAAATCCATGGACACTTGAAAGGCTTTCAGGGGAAACGACATTTGGTCGCCTTCGCTGTTAG GCCTGTAACTGACTTCAATGAGATAACATGCCACTTCCTTGAGTGTATATATGTTCATTTGTACAACACAAAAGTAAAG GCTCATATGATGAGTTCAGTAATGAACAACCCTTTGCAGAATGGATCCAAGGGATACCAAGCTGCCACACCTAATCAA ttttCTGGGCAATTCGGCATTGATGGACTTAAAGATATCGATCAAAAGGTCCTTGACCATTTGCAACAACCTTCAAACCT TGGACGGGAGAAGGGTGTGCACAGAGATGAATTAGCTCAACATCTAAAGATTCCCTTGGATAAGATCAT GGAATCCATTAGATCTCTTGAAGAGGAAGGCCTGATTTACTCAACAATTGATGAATGTCACTACAAGTCAACTGGCAATGGTTAA